Proteins from a single region of Palaemon carinicauda isolate YSFRI2023 chromosome 1, ASM3689809v2, whole genome shotgun sequence:
- the LOC137646307 gene encoding uncharacterized protein: protein MAKKYLKEEEFLELLFVSSDEEEPLTLTFEEDTIQDDLVDNETLLLEENGDQLLAAEVAETAHEERHDFAVSHAVRLVSVVPVTPAESPVPSSASPVPSSAYPGPSSAYPGPSSAYPGPSSASPGPSSASPGPSSAYPAVPVPHLSPVEMRSRKRRRGPLCPAEGVALKRLPDNSYMARDNTKWHSEPNPTMPPILKIDQFDSAGPTMAVFGSGHPHQ from the exons atggcgaagaaatatctcaaggaggaggagtttttggagctccttttcgtcagtagtgatgaagaagagcctttgacccttacctttgaagaagacactatccaagacgacCTGGTCGACAATGAAACCTTGCTGCTTGAGGAAAACGGGGATCAACTTTTGGCTGCTGAAGTAGCGGAAACAGCGCATGAAGAGAGACATGATTTTGCTGTCTCGCACGCAGTTCGTCTTGTTTCCGTTGTTCCTGTgactcctgcagaatctcctgtgccttcttcagcgtctcctgtgccttcttcagcgtatcctgggccttcttcagcgtatcctgggccttcttcagcgtatcctgggccttcttcagcgtctcctgggccttcttcagcgtctcctgggccttcttcagcgtatcctgcggttcctgtgcctcatcttagtcccgtggagatgaggagtaggaaaaggaggagaggacctctttgccctgcagaaggtgtggcattgaagaggttgccggataactcttacatggctagggacaacacgaagtggcactcagagccaaacccaacaatgccaccaATCTTGAAGATTGACCAGTTTGACAGTGCTGGTCCCACCATGGCTGTCTTCGG aagtggtcatccacaccaatga
- the LOC137642434 gene encoding piggyBac transposable element-derived protein 4-like: MYIPNKPAKYGIKLVMACDADTFYMCNAIPYLGKGTTNTSTPLGEYFTLELTRPFRKAGRIVTTDNWFTSLPLAKALRERGMHLVGTIRPKPYLPTVLLSTPMELGESVATYNYKDKVTVLCQRVKPTKRIQILSTVHHNPTVIEDHKSHMHMFYNATKGGVDTFDQICSALTCSRKTRRWPVCVFYGIINLVVNNSFFIHQNLPDNTLYNRRQFSAELAMELARDAALSRLANKRYLPRDLTYLICSVFAVQEPEDESPDTPKRSEKRNRCPLCPSSSNVRTKLLCGKCHKPVCNSHVNYTCDQCQLK; encoded by the exons atgtacatcccgaataaaccagcaaa gtatggcatcaagttagttatggcatgtgatgcagacacgttctacatgtgcaatgccattccctacctgggcaagggaactaccaatacaagtacgcccttgggagaatacttcacgttggagctaacccgacccttcaggaaggctgggcgtattgttacgacggacaactggtttacttccctgccactagccaaggctctccgtgaacgtgggatgcatttagttggtactattcgtccaaaaccgtacctgcctactgtgttgctgtcaacgcccatggaattaggcgaatctgttgccacatataattacaaggacaaggtcaccgttttgtgccaacgtgtcaagccgacgaaaaggatccagattctttccacagttcatcacaatcccacagttattgaggatcataaaagtcacatgcacatgttttataatgccacaaagggaggagttgacacgttcgatcagatatgttctgccctgacctgcagcaggaagacccggaggtggcccgtatgtgtcttctatgggattatcaatcttgttgtgaataattccttttttatccaccaaaatttgcctgacaacaccttgtataacaggaggcaattttctgcggaattggccatggaactcgcccgtgatgcagcactttcaagactcgcaaacaagaggtacctcccaagggacttgacttacctcatttgctctgtttttgcggtacaagagcccgaagacgagagtccagacactccaaaacgaagtgagaagcgcaacagatgccctctctgcccttcttcttctaatgtcaggaccaagcttttgtgtggcaagtgccataagcctgtttgtaactcccatgtcaactacacctgcgaccagtgccaactcaagtag